Proteins from a genomic interval of Toxoplasma gondii ME49 chromosome Ia, whole genome shotgun sequence:
- a CDS encoding transmembrane protein 65, putative (encoded by transcript TGME49_293800~Predicted trans-membrane domain (TMHMM2.0):41-59:73-93:135-158): MPAESMSEDKGDPPVMRDDCKTQQSATEKIPRGESYVDNRTAMLVALWSGAPFLGFGFMDNCLMLLCGDLIDSYLGAFLGVTTLTAAALGNLFSCTSGVVTGRCVEQLAYRTVWFPRVTLNAGQVGSRRALRAHTIGAVAGVCIGCTLGMFPLLFLGIKRKESKQTNDETNTDLSSPLQAVAAPNGGSAVK; this comes from the exons ATGCCTGCAGAGTCAATGTCTGAGGACAAAGGCGACCCACCTGTGATGCGTGATGATTGCAAGACGCAGCAAAGTGCAACCGAGAAAATTCCCAGAGGAGAGTCATACGTGGACAACCGTACCGCCATGCTAGTCGCTCTCTGGTCAGGTGCGCCGTTCCTCGGCTTCGGCTTCATGGACAACTG CTTGATGCTTCTTTGTGGCGACCTTATCGACTCCTATTTGGGCGCCTTTCTGGGCGTCACGACGCTTACA GCAGCAGCACTAGGAAATTTGTTCTCTTGCACAAGCGGAGTCGTGACAGGACGCTGCGTGGAACAACTCGCATATCGAACTGTTT GGTTTCCACGTGTTACCCTGAACGCGGGTCAAGTAGGATCCCGGCGTGCCTTACGGGCACACACCATCGGCGCTGTC GCGGGGGTCTGCATAGGATGTACCCTTGGAATGTTTCCACTTCTATTTCTGGGTATCAAAAGGAAAGAGTCCAAGCAGACAAATGACGAAACGAACACAGAcctttcctcccctcttcAGGCAGTCGCTGCACCCAATGGCGGCTCTGCTGTGAAATAG
- a CDS encoding hypothetical protein (encoded by transcript TGME49_293790) — protein sequence MGDASNELAKVEKELADIRRIEDSIRERQIEYLAPRRKSEEEKRIEEVVLNSGRLLTDALSLYGGSKVNFDQDRVSGNFKHSERAISKEAIGTLFRWLDKADEETGANETHRNLNNLRGTLAVMSGLRKHKWVELEEHQQRIRDSRPAKGEIEVPTEERNRFLKNVDDYLVILERLRRLHWKEVEYLDDFGLQLQNGDFPDDEALQDYMYTTLLDRIKTYNGRYGFHNRSIALLDHFRRYYIDLRAEPRSDATTKAWEELRLMTSAFDEYKSFIFNEELEKGVLAGLWPEHAVPLFLY from the exons ATGGGGGACGCGTCAAACGAGCTAgcgaag gtggagaaggagtTGGCAGATATCAGAAGAATTGAAGATAGCATTCGAGAAAGACAGATAGAGTATCTGGCACCCCGTCGAAAgtcggaagaggagaagagaataGAGGAGGTGGTATTGAACAGCGGTCGACTTCTTACCGACGCTTTGAGTTTATATGGGGGTTCAAAAGTGAATTTTGATCAAGACCGCGTTAGCGGCAACTTCAAACACTCTGAAAGAGCCATATCGAAGGAGGCTATCGGTACCCTTTTTCGATGGTTGGACAAAGCGGACGAGGAAACGGGAGCTAACGAGACCCATAGAAACCTGAATAATTTAAGGGGGACCTTAGCCGTCATGAGCGGTCTCAGGAAACATAAGTGGGTAGAGTTGGAGGAGCATCAACAGCGGATTCGTGATTCCCGACCAGCGAAAGGCGAGATCGAGGTGCCCACTGAGGAACGTAACAGATTCCTGAAAAATGTCGATGATTACCTCGTCATCCTTGAGAGATTGCGGCGCCTCCATTGGAAGGAAGTTGAATATCTAGATGATTTCGGTCTCCAATTACAGAACGGCGATTTCCCAGATGACGAGGCACTGCAGGACTACATGTATACAACACTACTCGACCGAATAAAGACGTACAATGGCCGTTACGGATTCCATAACCGAAGTATCGCTTTGCTTGACCATTTTCGTCGCTATTACATCGACTTACGCGCGGAACCTCGGTCTGACGCGACTACAAAGGCATGGGAAGAGCTGCGACTCATGACATCGGCGTTTGATGAGTACAAGTCTTTCATCTTCAACGAAGAGCTGGAGAAGGGCGTGCTTGCAGGATTGTGGCCCGAGCATGCTGTCCCCCTGTTCCTCTACTAA
- a CDS encoding hypothetical protein (encoded by transcript TGME49_293780), translating to MVDVDGELVKVEETRRKVEKELEEIRDLEKRIRNRQLEYSERQKKSEDDKNLNETRTNRGRLLADALSLYEGGDLRFDQSLLIDAFRDSEIQISQSAISNLFRWLERTDINNDEDAKDVNLQLLRATLAVMSGLRKHKWVELVELHKQVCDSLPARDDSGKEPTEKRNRLLNHIDDYLVMLERLRRLHWKEVEYLDNFGLQLQRGAFSLDKALQDYMHTTLLNRGKTYSGRYGFHNRSISTLDQLRRYYVDLRASQHTKTNVRLWEDLRIVLSAYDGYKAFTYVSELEGGVAAGLWPVHALPLFLY from the coding sequence ATGGTCGATGTTGACGGAGAACTTGTCAaggtggaggagacgaggaggaaggtggagaaagaaTTGGAGGAGATCAGGGATTTGGAGAAACGAATTCGAAACAGGCAATTAGAGTATTCAGAACGACAGAAAAAGTCGGAAGATGACAAAAACTTGAACGAGACAAGGACGAATCGTGGTAGACTTCTGGCAGACGCTTTAAGTCTGTACGAAGGCGGCGACTTGAGATTTGATCAGAGCCTTCTGATTGATGCGTTCAGAGATTCGGAGATACAAATTTCACAAAGTGCCATCAGCAACCTCTTCCGGTGGTTGGAGAGGACAGATATCAACAACGATGAAGACGCGAAGGACGTGAACTTGCAACTTTTGAGAGCAACCTTAGCGGTTATGAGTGGCCTCCGAAAGCACAAATGGGTGGAACTGGTGGAGTTGCACAAACAGGTTTGTGATTCGTTACCAGCCCGAGATGACAGTGGGAAAGAACCCACGGAGAAACGAAATCGACTCTTGAACCATATCGATGATTACCTTGTTATGCTGGAGCGATTGCGACGCTTACATTGGAAGGAGGTCGAATATCTGGATAATTTCGGCTTGCAGCTGCAGAGGGGagctttctctcttgacAAAGCGCTGCAGGACTACATGCACACGACACTGCTCAACCGCGGAAAGACATATAGTGGTCGGTACGGATTTCACAACCGGAGTATTTCGACCTTGGATCAGCTCCGTCGGTACTACGTCGATCTTCGAGCGAGTCAGCACACTAAAACGAATGTGAGACTCTGGGAGGACCTGCGAATTGTGCTTTCAGCGTACGACGGGTACAAAGCTTTCACCTACGTGTCGGAGCTGGAAGGTGGCGTAGCCGCTGGGTTGTggcctgtgcatgcgctgccaCTCTTCTTGTACTAA
- a CDS encoding DHHC zinc finger domain-containing protein (encoded by transcript TGME49_293730~Predicted trans-membrane domain (TMHMM2.0):629-652:664-687), with protein MSSVVAQPLLQGSSANSSDAAPASAHSTAGYSASYVSLSSAPPPGSAGPLDPRFFSRMVPADANKGAPAFSGVAVDTRCAQVTQNGEEPAANKAAPNKLNEPDMFSGTQATPIGAFEALFAEAARRRQPEQFMGLVRQLILVSGAKTAAAATSVLTELTVLHHACFLGDVSVVKQLISEYHMDPEARHPLNDDTPIFFAARNAHFEVVRFLVNLVGPQCLAAQSRTCMTPFLATASSTHDERPHELLKILEFMYLHGVSLEEQNSMGYTALFLAAKHGNPNIVQWLVARGASMNHRDHTGGTVLHAAVAKTGGFSAEDDPLQFLCEHGAVKLIDTRADIGIQFETMRDRPWTGSGRKCPGMTVLQRCLLKRQWFSYLLLLSWRLQYQLFGYTRALRSSYASLYWTITLCNLPLFFNAFCQLHALDLASWDLGALWIFLWGLTQLFWWKTYSGDAGIAPGSKDLIKDQYESIHPVMTPNILDQIPPPSTLSAVGPNHYRLLQLEREQLRLNLELQELRRTPLPFQTHEGLATAELVAGREEDTRILVTALKSLRGEVLALMSGVANERRKRVSHEYLETLLNGPPTLKGVCVTCAITKTPRIHHCADCGHCLERQDHHCVWVDTCIARNNFQPFWFFLLCLTCLLVCHEQLLLRYCAHLFLHFNQLLWMAASVGAGMLNFMALVFVVYLLVRTTRVMFTNVTYYEFLKKPEHIRRRFMDRTSGWLWDFRGLSFVAMIRNAILFWRNSDLLDEEYTRPVGGSVSGPLPRLPRPSSGSYLPLASSTATAIRDGNLEASLLNKHQPQLLERNSKAPSFYVDPAKFPLASSSVPGTPLAERTTMAPPSRVPSAVYFPSHASTAPAAGPQQGYQMLPSQPLYMTSDASTATSHPGGYAPNMHFVSPVNSTKTPPSPAEFSGSTSLKPREQLPLHVYQGDVQDFSDLKASNGQQFFSYPISAATQAVYVQSAAGNGAF; from the exons ATGTCGTCTGTCGTAgcgcagccgctgctgcaAGGCAGTAGTGCGAACTCTTCGGATGCCGCACCCGCCTCAGCGCACAGCACTGCCGGATACAGCGCGAGCTACGTTTCCCTTAGTTCTGCCCCACCTCCGGGATCCGCTGGACCTCTTGACCCACGCTTTTTCTCGCGAATGGTTCCTGCAGATGCGAACAAGGGTGCCCCTGCTTTCTCCGGTGTGGCCGTCGACACCCGATGCGCTCAGGTCACGCAAAACGGCGAGGAACCCGCAGCGAACAAAGCCGCTCCCAACAAGCTGAACGAGCCGGACATGTTTTCTGGAACTCAGGCCACCCCTATTGGCGCGTTTGAG GCGCTCTTCGCCGAAGCCGCTCGGCGCCGCCAGCCAGAGCAGTTCATGGGACTCGTCCGTCAGCTGATTCTCGTTTCTGGAGCTAAAACAGCCGCCGCGGCAACTTCTGTTTTAACGGAGCTCACCGTTCTCCACCACGCGTGTTTCCTCGGTGACGTCTCTGTCGTCAAACAACTCATTTCTGAGTACCACATGGACCCTGAGGCGCGG CATCCTCTGAATGACGACACACCGatcttcttcgccgcgagAAACGCACATTTCGAAGTTGTCCGTTTCCTCGTGAACCTTGTCGGTCCCCAGTGCCTCGCTGCTCAG TCGCGAACGTGCATGACGCCTTTTCTGGCCACCGCGTCCTCCACCCACGATGAACGACCTCACGAACTCCTCAAGATTCTGGAGTTCATGTACCTTCAT ggtgtctctctggaggAGCAGAACTCGATGGGATACACGGCCCTCTTCTTAGCTGCCAAGCATGGAAATCCTAACATCGTGCAGTGGCTCGTGGCGAGG GGTGCGAGCATGAATCACCGAGATCACACCGGGGGTACGGTGTTGCACGCAGCGGTGGCGAAGACGGGCGGGTTCTCTGCCGAGGACGATCCCCTGCAGTTTCTCTGTGAGCACGGCGCAGTGAAGCTGATCGACACGCGCGCAGACATCGGCATTCAGTTTGAAACAATGCGCGATCGGCCGTGGACTGGTTCCGGTAGGAAGTGTCCCGGAATGACAGTGTTGCAACGTTGTCTCCTGAAGAGACAGTGGTTCTCGTACTTGCTGTTGCTGAGCTGGCGGCTGCAGTACCAGCTCTTTGGCTACACTCGCGCACTCCGCAGCAGCTATGCGAGCCTCTACTGGACCATCACGCTCTGCAACTTGCCTCTGTTCTTCAACGCCTTCTGTCAACTGCACGCGCTCGACCTCGCCTCCTGGGACCTGGGGGCACTGTGGATCTTCCTGTGGGGCCTCACCCAGCTGTTCTGGTGGAAAACGTACTCTGGAGACGCCGGAATTGCACCGGGCAGCAAAGACCTCATCAAAGACCAATACGAATCGATTCATCC AGTCATGACTCCGAACATCCTCGACCAGATTCCACCTCCATCCACCCTCTCGGCAGTCGGACCCAACCACTACCGCCTTCTCCAACTCGAAAG AGAGCAGCTTCGGCTGAACTTGGAGCTGCAGGAGCTGCGTCGAACGCCTCTGCCTTTTCAGACCCACGAAGGTCTGGCGACTGCAGAGCTCGTagcagggcgagaagaagacacgcgcATCCTCGTTACGGCGCTCAAATCTCTCCGAGGAGAAGTCCTGGCTCTCATGTCTGGTGTGGCAAatgagagacgaaaacgtgTGTCTCACGAATACCTCGAAACGCTTCTGAATGGACCGCCAACCCTGAAA GGTGTCTGTGTCACTTGTGCCATCACAAAGACGCCTCGCATCCACCACTGCGCAGACTGTGGCCACTGCCTCGA GCGCCAAGACCACCACTGCGTCTGGGTGGACACCTGCATTGCGCGGAACAACTTCCAGCCTTTTTGgttctttctgctctgctTGACGTGCTTGCTCGTGTGTCACGAGCAGTTGCTTCTTCGCTACTGTGCCCACCTTTTCCTGCATTTCAACCAGCTG ctctggATGGCGGCTTCTGTGGGAGCGGGCATGTTGAACTTCATggctctcgtcttcgtcgtgtACCTTCTCGTTCGAACGACTCGAGTCATGTTCACCAACGTCACATATTACGAGTTCCTTAAAAA ACCCGAGCATATCCGCCGCCGTTTCATGGACCGAACCAGCGGATGGCTGTGGGACTTCCGCGGCCTGTCGTTTGTTGCCATGATCAG GAACGCCATTTTGTTTTGGCGTAACTCGGACTTGCTGGACGAGGAGTACACACGCCCCGTGGGCGGGAGCGTTTCCGGGCCTCTTCCGCGGTTACCTCGGCCTTCCTCAGGCTCTTACCTGCCGCTCGCCTCCTCGACCGCGACGGCGATCCGCGACGGGAATCTGGAGGCATCTCTGTTAAACAAACACCAGCCTCAGTTGCTCGAGCGCAACTCGAAGGCTCCTTCCTTCTACGTAGACCCAGCGAAGTTCCCTCTAGCCTCCTCATCTGTCCCAGGAACGCCTCTCGCCGAGCGCACGACGATGGCCCCTCCCTCGCGCGTGCCCTCTGCTGTGTACTTCCcttcgcatgcgtcgaccGCTCCCGCTGCTGGTCCCCAACAGGGCTACCAGATGCTCCCG TCGCAGCCACTGTACATGACTTCCGACGCATCCACGGCGACCTCCCATCCGGGCGGGTACGCGCCGAACATGCACTTTGTCTCGCCGGTGAACTCAACCAAgacgcctccttctccggcAGAATTTTCGGGTTCGACTTCTTTGAAGCCCAGAGAGCAGCTGCCGCTGCACGTGTACCAAGGGGATGTTCAGGATTTCTCGGACCTAAAGGCGAGTAATGGGCAGCAGTTCTTCTCGTACCCAATCTCCGCAGCCACCCAggcggtgtatgtacagagTGCTGCCGGCAACGGTGCCTTCTAG
- the CLP1 gene encoding chitinase-like protein CLP1 (encoded by transcript TGME49_293770~Gene product name based on ToxoDB Community Expert Annotation.) gives MCPRVSVDAVTVLGTALLLCLEGTRLSSIVPPSSVPFALPAQCLNANQRLQQGVMARAWSATQSDDDESPAPIFPESDCTYPADNNFEKIITTAHLTTFLENASQGFSYKGMTHSSEAAAQIHKDLSCAIQADSRFASFCNSSDKYSYEENAFVNVSECAAFLAHVFVHTNSFTQFEETSNNRECRESEKYPCGPSTASYHGRGPLMIRGNDDYGRLGEYLFDDAEKLLLHPRLIEPQGISGWVAALWKWMEQRPYGLNCPETFVGSGKASCHDAILNQDVSPEVTMEALTDNDREKLTKGVSGFGLTINILAGEAVACCPSALKDALAAVPKPVLLPSAAVPGVIGVAESEAATRARADLLLKLAERGGLGAGALTPEELKKILAPNGARQGGAAQTLEPSEELESPDSGDADEESRPGEQKPNPHAALGAEQRQQQLFDQIMSAPPPPADGIPVQPRGDGFLQTQALALPSTLTRFVVPSKGIFPSGSSASQNPLSSAAATSAFLSFLAHLLYPHPTPSGTENTVPLPSGTVPPTPFPLPGDANRLCTTRGVLSARAAESNAANTDAAGAATAADTFCLSVVRGCPVMFPPSAVEINADQGDEDTVNLVKAAASGNAAAVIGPDGEKCNFVCVDASNNSAQSATNGAVSTDAHAAEDDALAAKSHAEAVANLKTEEFELKSFEYLPKSGVVCGYTCVSHHDETEGGTVFEGA, from the exons ATGTGCCCCCGAGTGTCTGTAGACGCAGTAACGGTTCTCGGGACCGCTTTACTGCTGTGTTTGGAGGGGACACGCTTGTCTTCCATCGTTCCTCCTTCTAGCGTTCCGTTCGCCTTGCCTGCACAATGTCTGAACGCAAATCAAAGGCTGCAGCAGGGAGTGATGGCTAGAGCTTGGAGCGCGACTCAAAGTGATGATGATGAGAGTCCGGCTCCCATCTTCCCTGAGAGCGACTGCACTTATCCAGCAGACAACAATTTCGAAAAG ATCATCACAACGGCTCACCTCACAACCTTTCTAGAAAACGCCTCACAGGGCTTTTCGTACAAAGGCATGACGCACTCGAGCGAGGCCGCGGCGCAGATCCACAAAGACCTTTCGTGCGCAATTCAGGCGGACAGCAGATTCGCGAGTTTCTGCAACTCCAGTG ACAAATACTCTTACGAAGAGAACGCGTTTGTCAACGTCTCCGAGTGCGCGGCGTTCTTGGCCCACGTCTTTGTGCACACGAACTCTTTTACGCAATTTGAGGAAACGTCAAACAACAG gGAGTGCCGAGAGTCGGAAAAATACCCTTGCGGGCCGTCTACTGCATCTTATCACGGCCGAGGACCTCTCATG ATCCGTGGCAATGATGACTACGGACGGCTCGGTGAATATTTGTTCGACGACGCCGAAAAACTCCTTTTGCACCCACGCCTCATTGAGCCCCAAGGTATCAGCGGCTGGGTTGCCGCTTTGTGGAAGTGGATGGAACAACGCCC CTACGGGCTGAACTGTCCGGAAACGTTCGTGGGATCGGGCAAGGCGTCGTGCCACGATGCCATTCTGAATCAAGACGTGTCTCCAGAGGTAACTATGGAGGCTCTGACGGATAACGATAGGGAGAAGTTGACGAAGGGCGTGAGCGGCTTCGGTCTCACAATCAACATCCTGGCAGGAGAGGCCGTCGCATGCTGTCCGTCTGCTCTCAAAGATGCACTCGCAGCCGTTCCCAAGccggttcttcttccttctgctgcaGTGCCGGGAGTGATAGGAGTGGCAGAGTCCGAAGCAGCTACTCGCGCCAGAGCTGATCTTTTGTTGAAGCTCGCCGAGCGAGGCGGGTTGGGTGCAGGCGCACTGACACCAGaggagttgaagaagatcctTGCTCCCAACGGAGCGCGACAAGGCGGTGCCGCTCAGACGCTCGAGCCGTCAGAGGAGTTGGAGTCGCCGGATTCGGGTGATGCGGATGAGGAAAGCAGACCAGGGGAACAAAAACCTAATCCTCACG cGGCGCTTGGGGCTGAGCAACGTCAGCAGCAACTGTTTGACCAAATTATGAGTGCCCCTCCGCCGCCTGCCGACGGAATTCCCGTGCAACCAAGGGGCGACGGTTTCCTGCAGACGCAAGCACTCGCGCTTCCTTCAACTCTTACTCGCTTTGTCGTGCCTTCCAAGGGCATTTTTCCCAGCGGTAGTTCCGCATCGCAGAACCCGCTGTCTTCGGCGGCTGCCACGTcggcctttctctccttccttgccCACCTTCTGTATCCGCATCCGACACCAAGTGGCACAGAGAACACGGTTCCTCTGCCTAGCGGCACTGTCCCCCCAACGCCTTTTCCTTTACCAGGAGACGCGAATCGACTCTGCACTACCCGAGGTGTCTTGTCGGCCAGAGCTGCAGAGTCTAATGCAGCAAATACTGACGCTGCGGGTGCGGCTACAGCAGCTGACACGTTTTGCCTGTCGGTTGTTCGTGGGTGTCCCGTAATGTTCCCACCGAGTGCCGTAGAAATAAATGCAGACCAAGGTGATGAAGACACGGTGAATTTAGTCAAGGCCGCTGCTTCGGGAAATGCAGCTGCAGTGATAGGTCCAGACGGCGAAAAGTGCAACTTTGTCTGTGTAGATGCATCCAACAATTCTGCCCAGAGTGCGACCAACGGAGCTGTGAGCACTGACGCGCATGCGGCGGAAGACGATGCGTTGGCTGCAAAGAGTCACGCAGAGGCTGTTGCAAATTTGAAGACGGAGGAATTTGAATTGAAAAGCTTCGAGTATCTTCCCAAATCGGGTGTTGTATGTGGTTACACCTGTGTTTCCCATCACGACGAGACCGAGGGGGGAACCGTTTTCGAAGGCGCGTGA
- a CDS encoding hypothetical protein (encoded by transcript TGME49_293740) produces the protein MSEAERGYTMDVAEEPQIQATADRVADPSLHHLVGESKAGPQERDPQSKDGDSHSEKRKVPMPGAVRLIGDRTLDAEFQQKVAEREQRRASQMSAC, from the exons ATGTCAGA AGCTGAGCGCGGATACACAATGGATGTGGCGGAGGAACCCCAAATTCAGGCCACAGCGGATCGGGTCGCGGACCCAAGCCTACATCATTTAGTGGG AGAGTCAAAAGCGGGGCCCCAAGAGCGCGACCCGCAATCCAAAGATGGTGACTCGCAtagcgagaaaagaaa GGTTCCAATGCCGGGTGCAGTGCGGCTGATTGGAGACAGGACGCTGGACGCGGAATTCCAACAGAAAGT AGCTGAACGTGAACAAAGGCGCGCCTCCCAAATGTCAGCTTGTTAA
- a CDS encoding EF hand domain-containing protein (encoded by transcript TGME49_293760~Signal peptide predicted by SignalP 2.0 HMM (probability 0.685) with cleavage site probability 0.393 at residue 33), protein MKATPSLSRFLFPGFLLFSSSFFVSPFTHVAFSSTLVNTPVLGRESLHLSAPSEGLETHSAQPQFLDKGGSGESFDFGGPCFPRFTVSNEGISPQEEPSREQSQSAAATHRGRCNTSSAQQWGDNRSCAFGKHLTPRACDIAFASVLVGSEHPDRDQRQEGTPILFFFDKLDRNRDGVLDLREAVRMLNALLKEISPPDNGFPGISRRDWFSVASAYDRGFVSEIVGLFDEDGDGVLHLGEFSALLLSVHAKSIGQTALLALSMKHRSGMDDLSSAGFSSLFGNVSSTAHGQRSNIPFSKMGTPGQLTRDELKFTLRSVLQQQYADAEHEVAVFIERLEREERRNGPSAATDEARQRRIHELFTMRALVEKGLEGRITRSDKNGDGRYDLFEVIGALEAESEHIGTCWMFASFDRDGDGRLSMAEARTIAEEATVWTVSDGRGIAVDTGRGLPTVGEKSRYYIQDRDTQMDVQREEVCTLCWILDANKDQFVTFDEFSFLVHNEDLVALGLRAMLKRDRDIVQF, encoded by the coding sequence ATGAAGGCAACGCCGTCACTGTCACGTTTTCTGTTCCCGGggtttctcctgttctcctcttccttttttgtgtctcccTTCACACATGTCGCGTTTAGCTCAACGCTAGTGAACACGCCGGTCCTTGGCCGGGAGAGTCTTCATCTTTCAGCACCCTCCGAGGGGCTCGAGACACATTCCGCACAGCCACAGTTCTTGGACAAAGGCGGTTCCGGCGAAAGCTTTGATTTCGGAGGCCCGTGTTTCCCTCGTTTTACTGTAAGCAATGAGGGAATTTCTCCCCAGGAAGAACCGTCAAGGGAGCAAAGTCAATCAGCTGCTGCCACGCACAGAGGACGGTGTAATACGTCTTCCGCCCAACAGTGGGGCGATAATCGAAGTTGCGCCTTTGGCAAGCACTTGACACCGCGAGCATGTGACATTGCCTTTGCGTCCGTTCTGGTAGGCAGTGAGCATCCCGATAGAGATCAACGCCAAGAAGGGACTCCcattctctttttcttcgacaAACTGGACAGAAATCGGGATGGTGTGCTCGATCTGAGGGAAGCCGTTCGCATGTTAAACGCGCTTCTCAAAGAGATTTCCCCTCCAGATAACGGGTTCCCAGGCATTTCTCGTCGGGACTGGTTCTCGGTAGCATCCGCTTACGACCGTGGCTTTGTGTCGGAAATCGTTGGACTCTTTGATGAAGATGGAGATGGAGTTCTGCACTTGGGTGAGTTttccgcgcttctcctctctgtccacgCCAAGAGCATTGGCCAAACAGCGCTGCTTGCGCTGAGCATGAAGCATCGTAGCGGAATGGATGACCTGTCGAGTGCGGGGTTTTCGAGTCTCTTCGGAAATGTTTCCTCCACCGCACATGGCCAACGGAGCAACATACCGTTTTCGAAGATGGGTACACCGGGCCAGTTGACGCGCGACGAATTAAAGTTCACTTTGCGTTCCGTGCTGCAGCAACAGTACGCCGATGCCGAACACGAGGTCGCGGTGTTTATAGAGAGACTCGAGCGTGAGGAGCGCCGAAACGGTCCGTCTGCGGCCACCGACGAAGCAAGGCAAAGAAGAATACACGAGCTCTTTACGATGAGGGCCCTAGTGGAAAAGGGACTCGAGGGTCGAATTACGAGAAGCGACAAGAACGGCGATGGGCGGTATGACCTCTTCGAGGTAATTGGCGCTCTCGAAGCTGAATCTGAGCACATCGGAACGTGTTGGATGTTTGCTTCCTTCGATCgggatggggacgggcgaCTCTCCATGGCGGAGGCTCGCACCAtagcagaggaagcgacggtGTGGACAGTCTCCGACGGGCGTGGAATCGCCGTCGATACGGGCAGGGGGTTGCCTACAGTGGGCGAAAAGTCCAGGTATTACATACAAGACAGGGATACCCAGATGGACGTGCAGCGTGAAGAGGTTTGTACGCTCTGTTGGATTTTAGATGCAAACAAAGATCAGTTTGTTACCTTCGATGaattctcctttctcgtccaTAACGAGGATCTTGTTGCTCTTGGGCTTCGCGCAATGCTTAAACGCGACAGGGACATCGTTCAGTTTTAG